A single region of the Streptococcus sanguinis genome encodes:
- a CDS encoding Stp1/IreP family PP2C-type Ser/Thr phosphatase, with protein sequence MEISLLTDVGQKRTNNQDYANLFVNRAGKTLIILADGMGGHRAGNIASEMAVTDLGAAWVDTQIDSVNQVREWFAEHLEEENQRIHQFGQDEEYKGMGTTLEALAIIDNQAIYAHIGDSRIGLIHGDEYRQLTNDHSLVNALLKAGQITPEEAERHPQKNIITQSIGQKDEVQPDYGMITLEDGDYLLLNSDGLTNMISDSEICDIVTSDISLSEKTETLIRFANNAGGLDNITVALVRFDKEDKA encoded by the coding sequence ATGGAAATTTCATTATTAACAGATGTTGGTCAAAAGCGTACAAATAACCAAGATTATGCCAATCTTTTTGTGAATCGGGCTGGCAAGACCCTGATCATCTTGGCAGATGGTATGGGCGGTCACAGAGCTGGAAACATTGCCAGTGAAATGGCTGTGACGGACTTAGGAGCTGCCTGGGTTGATACACAGATTGATTCGGTGAATCAGGTGCGTGAATGGTTTGCGGAGCACTTGGAAGAGGAAAATCAGCGCATTCATCAATTTGGTCAAGATGAAGAATACAAGGGCATGGGAACGACTTTGGAAGCCTTGGCTATTATTGATAATCAAGCCATCTATGCTCATATCGGCGATTCTCGTATCGGCTTGATTCACGGTGATGAATACCGTCAGCTGACCAATGACCACTCGCTTGTTAATGCTTTGTTGAAAGCTGGACAGATTACTCCAGAAGAAGCAGAGCGTCATCCGCAGAAGAATATAATTACTCAGTCTATTGGTCAAAAAGACGAAGTGCAGCCTGACTATGGCATGATTACCTTGGAAGATGGTGACTACCTCCTGCTTAACAGTGACGGTCTGACCAATATGATTTCAGACAGTGAAATTTGTGACATTGTCACCAGCGACATCAGTCTGTCTGAAAAAACAGAAACCTTAATTCGCTTTGCCAACAATGCTGGAGGGCTGGATAACATCACAGTTGCTCTGGTTCGCTTTGACAAGGAGGATAAGGCATGA
- the pknB gene encoding Stk1 family PASTA domain-containing Ser/Thr kinase, whose amino-acid sequence MIQIGKIFAGRYKIIKQIGRGGMADVYLAKDLILDGEEVAVKVLRTNYQTDPIAVARFQREAKAMADLDHPHIVRITDIGEEDGQQYLAMEYVAGLDLKRYIKENSPISNEEAVRIMGQILLAMRLAHTRGIVHRDLKPQNVLLTPDGNAKVTDFGIAVAFAETSLTQTNSMLGSVHYLSPEQARGSKATVQSDIYAMGIIFYEMLTGHIPYDGDSAVTIALQHFQKPLPSIISENPNVPQALENVVIKATAKKLTDRYQSVAEMYVDLSSSLSYERRNEKKLVFDDVAKADTKTLPKISPVPQPAVPPVKPTPAKTEADEVKEETADAVKKVPKKRRLRTRYKVLFFAVLLVLAAFVVLLYNSPSNTSVPDVSGQTVAEARSAIEAKKLVVGEEKEEYSDNVESGKVIKTDPQANSQRREGSKIDLIISKGPKTFVMEDYVGQAKSAVVENLKTNYNVSEKLIEIVEEESDEYEPGQVIRQSPAAGSTYDLTSNHKIKLTVAKEVTSVSMPDFGSMQYTYANARSYLIQMGISSSRIERVVDRSVTSTQADLVTSQSPAAGQTIDLKSNEKITLYVTEATTPSSSSSSSSSSSSSSKSSSSSEDNGHGTSSSSSDS is encoded by the coding sequence ATGATTCAAATCGGCAAAATCTTTGCCGGGCGATATAAAATCATCAAGCAGATTGGCCGTGGAGGCATGGCAGATGTCTATTTGGCCAAGGACTTGATTTTGGATGGTGAGGAAGTTGCGGTAAAGGTTCTTAGAACCAATTACCAGACAGATCCTATCGCTGTCGCGCGTTTCCAGCGGGAAGCCAAGGCGATGGCTGACTTGGACCATCCGCACATCGTTCGGATTACTGATATTGGGGAAGAAGATGGCCAGCAGTATCTGGCTATGGAATACGTGGCAGGTCTTGACCTCAAGCGCTATATCAAAGAGAATTCTCCGATTTCAAATGAAGAAGCAGTCAGAATCATGGGACAAATCTTGCTGGCAATGCGCTTAGCGCATACACGCGGTATTGTCCATCGTGACCTGAAACCACAAAATGTCCTCTTAACCCCGGATGGCAATGCCAAGGTAACAGACTTTGGGATTGCGGTGGCCTTTGCAGAGACAAGTCTGACTCAGACTAACTCTATGCTGGGCTCGGTTCATTATCTATCGCCTGAGCAGGCACGTGGCTCTAAAGCAACTGTTCAGAGTGATATTTATGCGATGGGGATTATTTTTTATGAAATGCTGACTGGTCATATCCCTTATGATGGGGATAGTGCCGTTACGATTGCCCTGCAGCATTTCCAAAAGCCGCTGCCATCCATCATTTCTGAAAATCCTAATGTGCCTCAAGCCCTGGAAAATGTGGTCATTAAGGCAACAGCCAAAAAACTGACGGATCGCTATCAGTCGGTTGCAGAGATGTATGTTGACTTGTCTAGCAGCTTATCCTACGAGCGCCGCAATGAAAAGAAATTAGTCTTTGATGATGTTGCGAAAGCAGACACCAAGACCTTGCCAAAAATCTCACCTGTACCGCAGCCAGCAGTTCCACCTGTTAAGCCAACTCCGGCTAAAACGGAAGCGGATGAAGTTAAGGAAGAGACAGCTGATGCGGTTAAGAAAGTTCCAAAGAAACGTCGCTTGAGAACGCGTTATAAAGTACTTTTCTTTGCAGTCTTATTGGTTTTGGCCGCCTTTGTCGTCCTTCTCTATAACAGCCCATCTAATACCAGCGTGCCAGATGTTTCTGGTCAGACTGTAGCAGAGGCTCGTTCTGCTATCGAAGCTAAGAAGCTGGTTGTCGGAGAGGAAAAGGAAGAATACAGCGACAATGTCGAATCTGGTAAAGTCATTAAAACCGATCCACAGGCCAACAGTCAGCGCCGCGAAGGCAGCAAAATTGACCTGATTATCTCCAAGGGACCCAAGACCTTTGTAATGGAAGATTATGTCGGTCAAGCAAAATCGGCCGTAGTTGAAAATCTGAAAACAAACTATAATGTTTCTGAGAAATTGATTGAGATTGTTGAGGAGGAATCGGACGAGTACGAGCCAGGTCAGGTCATTCGTCAGTCTCCGGCAGCTGGTTCGACTTATGATTTGACTTCTAATCATAAGATCAAGCTGACAGTGGCCAAAGAAGTAACTAGTGTGTCCATGCCTGACTTTGGCAGCATGCAGTACACCTACGCCAATGCTCGTTCTTACCTGATTCAAATGGGAATTTCTTCTTCTCGAATTGAACGAGTTGTTGACCGTTCGGTCACTTCGACTCAGGCAGACTTGGTAACTTCCCAGTCACCAGCGGCAGGTCAGACAATTGACCTCAAATCTAATGAAAAAATCACTCTTTACGTGACAGAAGCAACAACACCATCGTCATCTAGCTCGTCATCTTCATCATCTAGTAGCAGCTCAAAGAGCAGCTCATCGTCTGAAGATAACGGACATGGAACTAGTTCCAGTTCATCTGATAGTTGA
- the liaF gene encoding cell wall-active antibiotics response protein LiaF, protein MWKVQLFVFVETVLLSMALVTMLAADFSRVVIILVLFLLLLYYYFGKQKGNFLLVASMIMLFFIIMLNPYVIAALLFALVYGMIVAYPYIYKENQETHLVYEEDVEIQSEKNRWLGDLQHFSKDSCQFHDINLLRIVGKDTIHLEDVILVNHDNVIVIRKGFGDTKIIVPLDVEIQLQINTLYGELNFLHHPSRKLRNETISLTTPDYKRANKTVKIVLVSFLGNVEVVRK, encoded by the coding sequence ATGTGGAAGGTTCAATTATTTGTCTTTGTTGAAACAGTCTTACTATCCATGGCATTGGTGACCATGTTGGCAGCTGATTTTTCACGTGTTGTCATTATCTTGGTCCTTTTTTTGCTGTTGCTCTATTATTACTTCGGCAAGCAAAAAGGAAATTTTCTGCTGGTTGCTTCCATGATTATGCTGTTTTTCATTATTATGCTCAATCCCTACGTCATTGCTGCCCTTTTATTCGCGCTTGTTTATGGGATGATTGTGGCCTACCCTTACATTTATAAGGAAAATCAAGAAACCCATCTTGTTTACGAAGAAGATGTGGAAATTCAGAGTGAAAAGAATCGCTGGTTGGGGGACCTGCAGCATTTTTCTAAGGACAGCTGTCAATTCCACGACATCAATCTCTTGCGCATTGTTGGGAAAGACACCATTCATTTGGAAGATGTGATTTTGGTCAACCATGATAATGTCATTGTCATTCGAAAGGGGTTTGGCGATACCAAGATCATTGTGCCGCTGGATGTGGAAATTCAGCTGCAAATCAATACTCTTTACGGGGAGTTGAACTTTCTGCATCATCCATCCCGCAAGCTACGCAATGAAACCATTTCGTTGACAACACCAGACTATAAACGGGCCAATAAGACAGTGAAGATTGTCCTCGTTAGTTTCTTAGGAAATGTGGAGGTTGTCAGAAAGTGA
- a CDS encoding sensor histidine kinase gives MKKSNYFLILLYTFFVLFIIFHYIFNIFDFTWQELFNDLELLQSFVFFVVIIGLSLTILIVIAARLIQYLSVAHVQKNLRSLLDGRRLEPTDQPELDSSLHQLERRLHRLTENLQKSENQTLQTEEKIIEKERRRIARDLHDTVSQELFAANMILSGVAGNVERLDGEKLQKQLKGIADILDTAQKDLRILLLHLRPTELENKTLVEGMDVIIKELTDKSDIDVHFNHQVGHLPKQMEEHVFRIMQEIINNTLRHAQASRLDIYLYQAPNELKIKVSDNGVGFDPLAQDELSYGLKNMEDRVRDMAGTFKLLTAPRKGLSIEITIPLLEGEDHEDIVSG, from the coding sequence GTGAAAAAATCTAATTATTTTCTCATTCTCCTCTATACTTTCTTTGTCTTATTTATCATCTTCCATTATATTTTCAATATTTTTGATTTCACTTGGCAGGAGCTCTTTAATGATTTGGAGCTGTTGCAGTCTTTTGTTTTCTTTGTTGTGATTATCGGTTTATCACTGACCATTCTGATTGTGATTGCGGCCCGCTTGATACAATATCTGTCGGTAGCCCATGTGCAAAAAAATCTTCGGTCTTTGCTGGATGGACGGAGGCTGGAGCCGACAGATCAGCCTGAACTGGATAGCTCTCTGCATCAGCTTGAGAGAAGGCTGCACCGTCTGACAGAAAATCTCCAAAAGTCTGAAAACCAAACCCTGCAGACGGAAGAGAAAATTATCGAAAAAGAACGGCGGCGGATTGCGCGTGACTTGCACGATACTGTCAGTCAGGAATTATTTGCAGCCAATATGATTCTGTCAGGAGTAGCAGGAAATGTAGAACGGCTTGATGGAGAAAAACTGCAAAAGCAGCTCAAGGGGATTGCAGATATTCTTGACACAGCCCAGAAGGACTTGCGGATTCTTCTGCTCCACCTACGACCTACAGAGTTGGAAAATAAGACTCTGGTAGAAGGCATGGATGTGATTATCAAGGAGCTGACTGATAAAAGCGACATTGATGTTCACTTTAATCATCAGGTTGGGCATCTACCCAAACAGATGGAGGAGCATGTCTTCAGAATCATGCAGGAAATTATCAACAACACACTGCGGCATGCCCAGGCAAGTCGGTTGGATATTTACCTCTATCAGGCACCTAATGAACTTAAAATCAAGGTATCTGATAATGGCGTCGGTTTTGATCCGTTGGCCCAGGATGAACTCAGCTACGGCTTGAAAAATATGGAAGACCGTGTGCGGGATATGGCGGGCACCTTTAAGCTTTTGACAGCCCCCAGAAAAGGTCTTTCTATTGAAATCACGATACCTTTACTAGAAGGAGAAGATCATGAAGATATTGTTAGTGGATGA
- a CDS encoding response regulator transcription factor, with the protein MKILLVDDHQMVRLGLKSYLELQDDIAEVSEAVNGKEGVEQALAEHPDVIIMDIVMPEMNGIEATLAILKEWPEAKILILTSYLDNEKIYPVLDAGAHGYMLKTSSAEEILRAVKKVAKGEFAIETEVSKKVEYHRNHIELHEDLTARERDILGLLAKGYENQRIADELFISLKTVKTHVSNILSKLEVSDRTQAVVYAFQHHLVPQEDF; encoded by the coding sequence ATGAAGATATTGTTAGTGGATGACCACCAGATGGTCAGATTGGGATTGAAAAGTTACCTGGAACTGCAAGATGATATAGCTGAAGTATCTGAAGCAGTCAATGGCAAAGAAGGAGTTGAGCAGGCTTTGGCAGAACATCCGGATGTGATTATCATGGATATTGTCATGCCTGAGATGAATGGTATCGAAGCGACACTGGCCATTTTAAAAGAATGGCCGGAAGCAAAAATTCTGATTTTGACTTCTTATTTGGATAATGAAAAAATTTATCCTGTTCTGGATGCAGGCGCTCATGGATACATGCTCAAGACTTCCAGCGCTGAAGAAATTCTTCGTGCCGTCAAAAAAGTGGCCAAGGGAGAATTTGCCATTGAAACAGAGGTCAGCAAGAAAGTGGAGTACCATCGTAACCATATCGAACTCCATGAGGATTTGACAGCTCGTGAGCGTGATATTTTAGGGCTTTTAGCCAAGGGTTATGAAAATCAACGGATTGCAGATGAGCTCTTCATTTCCCTCAAAACGGTCAAGACTCATGTCTCCAATATCCTGTCCAAATTGGAGGTGAGCGACCGTACTCAGGCAGTTGTTTATGCTTTTCAACACCATCTTGTCCCACAAGAAGACTTTTAA
- a CDS encoding bifunctional Cof-type HAD-IIB family hydrolase/peptidylprolyl isomerase: protein MDAKLKYKAKKIKIVFFDIDDTLRVKDTGFIPDSIQTVFKQLKDKGILTGIASGRGMFGVVPELRALQPDFFVTLNGAYVEDSKEKVISQTVIPSDRVMSYIAWAQEVGIDYGLVGSHGAALSNRNSLISEAIDVVYPDLPVNPDFHLDKDIYQLWTFEDRGDSLQLPEALAEHLRLVRWHPHSSDVVPTEGSKAAGVSKVVEHLGFKPENVMVFGDGLNDLELFDYAGIGIAMGVSHEELRKRADYITKTVEEDGIFAALEELGMVEKELHFPQVELAAAEGPKATIKTNHGDMKVQLFPEQAPKTVANFIALAKDGYYDGVIFHRIIQDFMIQGGDPTGTGMGGQSIYGEKFEDEFSPELYNIRGALSMANAGSNTNGSQFFIVQNKNLPYSAKELSRGGWPEAIAEVYASQGGTPHLDRRHTVFGQLADEASYQVLDKIAAVETGAMDKPVEDVVIETIEVED from the coding sequence ATGGACGCAAAATTAAAGTATAAGGCTAAAAAGATAAAAATTGTCTTTTTCGATATAGATGATACCCTGCGAGTCAAGGATACAGGTTTTATCCCAGACTCTATCCAGACAGTTTTCAAGCAGTTGAAAGACAAAGGGATTTTGACGGGTATTGCGTCTGGACGAGGAATGTTTGGTGTCGTGCCGGAACTGAGAGCTTTGCAGCCAGACTTTTTCGTTACCCTGAACGGAGCCTATGTCGAAGACAGCAAAGAAAAGGTGATTTCTCAGACGGTTATCCCGTCTGATAGAGTGATGTCCTATATTGCTTGGGCTCAGGAAGTAGGGATTGACTATGGTTTGGTCGGCAGCCATGGAGCAGCCTTGTCCAATCGAAATTCTCTGATTTCAGAGGCTATTGATGTGGTTTATCCAGATTTGCCTGTAAATCCAGACTTTCATTTAGACAAGGATATTTATCAGCTTTGGACCTTTGAAGATAGAGGAGATAGCCTGCAGCTGCCAGAGGCGTTAGCGGAGCATCTGCGTTTGGTTCGCTGGCATCCTCATTCGTCAGATGTCGTGCCGACAGAAGGTTCCAAGGCAGCTGGAGTTTCCAAGGTTGTCGAGCATCTGGGCTTCAAACCTGAAAATGTCATGGTTTTTGGCGACGGACTCAATGATCTGGAATTGTTTGACTATGCCGGAATTGGCATTGCTATGGGCGTTTCCCATGAAGAACTGCGAAAAAGAGCAGATTATATTACAAAAACAGTAGAAGAAGACGGTATTTTTGCCGCCTTAGAGGAGTTAGGTATGGTAGAAAAAGAATTACATTTTCCACAAGTAGAACTTGCAGCAGCAGAAGGTCCAAAAGCGACTATCAAGACTAATCACGGGGACATGAAAGTTCAGCTTTTTCCAGAACAGGCACCAAAAACAGTAGCCAACTTTATTGCCCTTGCTAAAGATGGATATTATGACGGTGTGATTTTCCACCGCATTATTCAGGACTTTATGATTCAGGGTGGCGATCCTACTGGTACTGGTATGGGCGGTCAGTCTATTTATGGCGAGAAATTTGAAGATGAGTTTTCACCAGAATTGTACAATATTCGTGGGGCTCTTTCCATGGCAAATGCTGGGTCAAATACTAATGGAAGTCAATTTTTCATTGTTCAAAATAAAAATCTTCCTTATTCAGCTAAGGAATTGAGCCGCGGCGGCTGGCCTGAAGCTATCGCTGAAGTCTATGCCAGTCAGGGAGGAACTCCGCATTTGGATCGGCGCCACACTGTCTTTGGTCAGCTGGCTGATGAAGCGTCCTATCAAGTTTTGGACAAGATTGCAGCTGTTGAGACGGGTGCGATGGACAAGCCCGTGGAAGATGTTGTGATTGAGACGATTGAGGTAGAAGACTGA
- a CDS encoding S1 RNA-binding domain-containing protein translates to MKIGDKLKGKITGIQPYGAFVELENGTIGLIHISEIRPGYIENIHDSVKVGQQVLVQVVDYDEFSGKSSLSMRTLEEEKHRLPRRHRFSNDRCKIGFEPLGRQLPIWIKEAKKFLKKEKV, encoded by the coding sequence ATGAAAATCGGTGATAAATTAAAAGGCAAAATCACTGGGATTCAGCCTTATGGAGCTTTTGTTGAACTGGAAAACGGAACGATTGGCTTGATTCATATCTCAGAAATTCGTCCGGGTTATATTGAAAATATCCATGATAGTGTAAAGGTTGGCCAGCAAGTCTTGGTTCAGGTTGTGGATTATGATGAATTTTCTGGGAAGTCCAGTCTGTCCATGCGGACCCTAGAAGAAGAAAAGCACCGCCTCCCTAGACGCCACCGCTTTTCAAATGACCGCTGTAAAATTGGTTTTGAGCCTTTAGGCAGACAGCTGCCTATCTGGATCAAAGAGGCAAAAAAATTCTTAAAAAAAGAAAAAGTTTAA
- the cysK gene encoding cysteine synthase A: MSRIYQNITELIGQTPIVKLNNLVPEGAAEVYVKLEAFNPGSSVKDRIALSMIEAAERDGLIKPGDTIVEATSGNTGIGLSWVGAAKGYKVVIVMPETMSVERRKIIQAYGAELVLTPGSEGMKGAIAKAQEIAQERNGWLPLQFNNPANPEVHERTTGAEIIAAFSETGLDAFVGGVGTGGTISGVSHALKKVNPDIQIYAVEADESAILSGEKPGPHKIQGLSAGFIPETLDTAAYNGIVRVTSDQALEFGRYIGGQEGFLVGISSAAAIFAAIEVAKKLGAGKKVLALAPDNGERYLSTALYEFDA, encoded by the coding sequence ATGTCACGTATTTATCAAAACATTACAGAACTAATTGGGCAAACTCCCATCGTCAAATTGAACAACTTGGTTCCAGAAGGAGCTGCTGAGGTTTATGTGAAGTTAGAGGCTTTCAATCCTGGTTCGTCTGTTAAAGACCGGATTGCTCTCAGCATGATTGAGGCGGCTGAGCGCGATGGCCTTATTAAGCCTGGCGATACCATCGTTGAAGCAACTAGTGGAAATACCGGTATTGGCCTTTCATGGGTTGGAGCAGCCAAAGGCTACAAGGTTGTCATTGTTATGCCTGAAACCATGAGTGTGGAGCGCCGCAAGATTATCCAAGCTTATGGTGCTGAGTTGGTCTTGACTCCGGGTAGCGAAGGAATGAAAGGCGCTATTGCAAAAGCACAAGAAATCGCACAAGAACGCAATGGTTGGTTGCCACTGCAGTTTAACAATCCGGCCAATCCAGAGGTTCACGAACGAACAACAGGAGCAGAAATTATCGCTGCTTTCAGTGAAACTGGACTGGATGCCTTTGTAGGCGGTGTCGGAACTGGCGGAACTATTTCCGGTGTATCTCACGCTCTCAAAAAAGTTAATCCGGACATCCAAATCTACGCAGTCGAAGCAGACGAATCTGCTATCCTTTCTGGTGAGAAGCCAGGCCCTCACAAAATCCAAGGGCTTTCAGCTGGATTCATTCCAGAGACCTTGGATACAGCAGCCTATAACGGTATTGTCCGCGTAACTTCTGATCAAGCACTGGAATTTGGACGCTATATTGGCGGTCAGGAAGGCTTCTTAGTGGGAATTTCATCTGCTGCTGCTATTTTCGCAGCTATTGAAGTAGCGAAAAAACTAGGAGCTGGCAAAAAAGTCCTTGCTCTGGCACCTGATAACGGCGAACGCTATCTGTCTACCGCTCTCTATGAATTTGATGCTTAG
- a CDS encoding YigZ family protein has protein sequence MEFKTIKEDGMVQEEIKKSRFICHVKRVYSEEEARAFITAIKKEHYKATHNCSAFIIGEKSDIKRTSDDGEPSGTAGVPMLGVLEKHNLTNLCVVVTRYFGGIKLGAGGLIRAYAGSVALAIKEIGLVEIKEQAGLRLRLSYSQYQDFTNFLKTENLAEYDTEFTDTVSTLLFVDRGERELLKDKLTEFFKGKLEMMDQGLRQVEVPLMF, from the coding sequence ATGGAATTTAAGACAATTAAAGAAGATGGCATGGTTCAAGAGGAAATTAAAAAATCCCGCTTTATCTGCCATGTAAAACGAGTTTACTCCGAGGAAGAGGCTCGCGCTTTTATCACTGCTATAAAAAAAGAACATTACAAGGCCACTCATAACTGCTCTGCTTTTATCATTGGGGAAAAGAGTGATATAAAGCGAACTAGCGATGATGGTGAGCCCAGCGGAACAGCCGGAGTTCCTATGCTGGGAGTCCTAGAAAAGCACAATTTGACCAATCTTTGCGTGGTGGTTACTCGCTATTTTGGCGGTATTAAGCTAGGAGCCGGCGGTCTGATTCGAGCTTATGCCGGCAGTGTTGCTTTAGCTATTAAGGAGATTGGACTGGTTGAGATAAAAGAACAAGCTGGCCTGCGCCTAAGACTGTCTTACAGCCAATATCAGGATTTTACTAATTTTTTGAAGACAGAAAATCTTGCTGAATACGATACTGAATTTACAGATACCGTCTCCACCCTTCTTTTCGTTGACAGAGGTGAAAGAGAACTGCTTAAAGACAAACTGACTGAGTTTTTTAAGGGCAAATTGGAGATGATGGATCAAGGACTGCGCCAAGTAGAAGTCCCCTTGATGTTTTGA
- a CDS encoding DEAD/DEAH box helicase — MLELQDCLGRIFTESQLESSLRAQAKEIPSIREEKGKLHCGRCNSLIERENQLPVGAYYCRECLILGRVRSDQKLYYFPQEDFPKKQVLKWQGQLTEFQGKVSKGLLDALEKRQNTLVHAVTGAGKTEMIYQVIARVIDRGGSVCLASPRIDVCLELYRRLKEDFSCEIALLHGESEAYFRSPLVIATTHQLLKFYRAFDLLIVDEVDAFPYVDNPILYHAVERSVKEDATTIFLTATSTDELDKRVQKGELKRLSLPRRFHGNPLTIPQKVWLSDFQKHLQKKKIAPKLLKYIQKQRETQFPLLIFAAEIQRGEDVAQALQIALPDEKLAFVASTTENRLEIVEQFRRKEITILVTTTILERGVTFPGVDVFVLEANHRLFSRSALVQISGRVGRSMDRPTGQLLFFHDGTTLAMEKAIREMRDMNKEAGL, encoded by the coding sequence ATGTTAGAGTTGCAAGATTGTTTAGGACGTATATTTACAGAGAGTCAGTTAGAGTCTAGCTTGCGAGCACAAGCAAAAGAAATTCCCAGTATCCGAGAAGAAAAAGGCAAGCTCCACTGCGGACGCTGCAACAGCTTGATTGAACGAGAAAATCAGCTACCTGTTGGAGCTTATTATTGTAGAGAATGCTTAATATTGGGCCGGGTACGGAGTGACCAAAAACTTTACTATTTTCCTCAAGAGGATTTTCCTAAAAAACAGGTGCTTAAATGGCAGGGGCAACTGACAGAGTTTCAGGGGAAGGTCTCCAAAGGCTTACTGGATGCGCTAGAGAAAAGACAGAATACGTTAGTGCATGCTGTTACTGGCGCTGGAAAAACAGAAATGATTTACCAAGTGATTGCAAGAGTTATTGATAGAGGAGGGTCTGTTTGCTTGGCCAGTCCGCGGATTGATGTTTGTTTAGAACTTTATCGGCGCCTAAAAGAAGACTTTTCTTGTGAAATAGCCCTTCTGCATGGGGAGTCAGAAGCTTATTTTCGCAGCCCCTTGGTAATTGCGACCACCCACCAGCTCTTAAAATTTTATCGGGCTTTTGATTTGTTGATTGTGGACGAGGTAGACGCCTTTCCTTATGTGGATAATCCCATACTGTATCACGCTGTAGAGCGTTCAGTTAAAGAGGATGCTACAACTATTTTTCTGACAGCCACTTCCACAGATGAATTGGATAAAAGAGTTCAAAAAGGTGAGTTGAAACGCCTGAGTCTTCCCAGAAGATTTCATGGTAATCCCTTGACCATCCCTCAGAAAGTTTGGTTATCTGATTTTCAAAAACATCTTCAGAAGAAGAAAATAGCACCTAAACTTTTAAAATATATACAAAAACAGAGGGAGACTCAATTTCCTCTCTTAATATTTGCTGCAGAAATTCAAAGAGGAGAGGATGTTGCTCAGGCTTTGCAGATAGCTCTGCCTGATGAAAAGCTGGCTTTTGTCGCCTCTACAACAGAAAATCGTCTAGAGATTGTCGAGCAGTTTCGTCGCAAGGAGATCACTATTTTGGTGACAACGACTATCTTAGAGCGTGGAGTAACTTTTCCTGGCGTGGATGTTTTTGTCTTGGAAGCCAATCATCGCTTGTTCAGTCGTAGTGCTCTGGTTCAGATTTCAGGCCGAGTTGGCCGTAGTATGGATAGACCGACTGGACAGTTGCTATTTTTTCATGATGGGACTACCCTTGCTATGGAAAAAGCAATTCGAGAAATGAGAGATATGAATAAGGAGGCGGGATTATGA
- a CDS encoding ComF family protein: MTECLLCKEQIKEKGSFLRLFLLKEEGPSCCSTCYQNFERISEEHCPRCLRNGQSDLCADCQKWEKEGNQVQHQSLFTYNEAMKEYFSQYKFQGDYVLRFVFAKAAKKAVKMFREHTIVPIPVSNEKFQVRGFNQVQGILDAGNLSYRNILEKKDTLAQSSKTREERLQTQQAFKIKKGVDLPDKILLVDDIYTTGKTLQLAKQILLEAGVKEILTFSIAR, from the coding sequence ATGACAGAGTGTCTTTTATGTAAGGAGCAAATTAAGGAGAAAGGTAGTTTTTTACGGCTTTTTCTATTAAAAGAAGAAGGACCAAGCTGCTGCTCCACTTGTTATCAAAATTTTGAACGCATATCTGAAGAGCATTGCCCTCGATGTCTTCGCAACGGGCAATCAGATTTATGTGCAGATTGCCAAAAATGGGAGAAAGAGGGGAATCAAGTCCAGCATCAGTCACTATTTACCTATAATGAAGCAATGAAGGAATATTTCAGTCAATACAAGTTTCAGGGAGACTATGTATTGCGCTTTGTATTTGCAAAAGCAGCTAAAAAAGCAGTCAAAATGTTTAGAGAGCATACCATTGTTCCGATTCCAGTGAGTAACGAAAAATTTCAAGTTCGAGGATTTAATCAAGTGCAGGGAATTTTAGATGCTGGAAACTTGTCATATAGAAATATATTAGAGAAAAAAGACACTCTAGCACAGTCGAGCAAGACACGTGAGGAGCGTTTGCAGACGCAGCAGGCTTTTAAAATTAAGAAAGGAGTTGATTTGCCAGATAAAATTTTGCTGGTTGATGATATCTATACGACTGGAAAAACCTTGCAATTAGCTAAGCAAATCTTGCTGGAAGCAGGAGTGAAAGAAATTTTGACATTTTCAATCGCAAGATAA